The nucleotide sequence GGCTTGACTTGTCGAAAGGCTTCGACACTGCGTCGAATCGCGCGCTAAGCCTAGCAGGGAGGATGTGATCGTGCCGGGCTACAGCTTCGAAATCATCAAAGACCGCAAGGGCGAGTTCCGCGTCCGCTTTAAGGCGCGCAACGGCGAGACTCTATTCCAGAGCGAAGGCTATACCGCGAAAGCGTCGGCCATGAACGCCATCAAGTCGTTTCTCAAGAACGGCCCTGGCGCGGCGATCGTGGATTCGACCAAGGTGACCAAGGAAGCGCTCGCCAAGGCCGCCAAGGCCAAAGCCAGCAGGGCCGCCAAGGCCGAAAGGCCGGCGAAGACGACCAAAGCCGCCAAGACCACCAAAGCCCCGAAGACGACCAAGGCGGCGAAGACGACCAAGGCGGCCAAAACCACCAAGGTCGCCAAGCCAACGAAGGTCGCCAAGGACACCCGCGCGGCAAAGACGACCAAGGAAAAGCCGGCCAAGGTGACCAAAACCACCAAGGCCGCGAAAGTGGCCAAGGCGCCGAAGGCACCTCGCACCACCAAGGCCGCCAAGGCCGCGCCGGCCAAGGAGGCGAAGCCGACCAAGCCGCGCGTGAAGGCGCCACGCAAGCCGAGGCTCGTGGCCATTCCGGAGGCCGCGCCGGCGCCGGAGCCGACGTCGGTTTCGAGCGAAGCCGCGAACTGATACGGCGTCCGGCGATCGGGCCGGAAGCCATACGCCGCGCCGGATCGAACGGATCGAGACCGGACGGACGGTGACGAGTGCGCAACGCCTCGTCACCGTCCGGATACTTGCGGACGATGCCCGGCGCACGGCGCATGCCATCACGCGCCGCGATCTTCCCGAAGCCTTATCAGCGCACGACCTCGATTCGGGTATTGGACCGGCCGGCATCGCCGACCAACTCGAACAGCCTCCGGGCATTGGCGGGGTGCAGCCGCACGCAGCCGTGCGAGGCGCGGCTGCCGAGCCGTCCGATCTCGGTGGTGCCGTGGATGGCGTAATTCCCTGTGAAGAAGATCGAGTGGGGCATCGGGGCGCCGCGATAGAGCGTCGAGCGATGCCAGCGCACCATCGCATTCGGACGGTAGCTGCCGAGCGGCGTCACCATGCCGCGGCGGGCGGTCGAGACCGGCCAGATGTAGCGCACGCCGCCGCCCCGAACCGTCATGCGCTGCTGGCCGAGCTCGATGCGCACCACCACCGGCTCTGCCGCCGCCTTCAGCGGGCCAGCCGCACCGGCTATGAGGATGATGGCGACCATCGCCGCCACGCGGAACGCATTGACCACCGCACTCTCCCGCTCATCGCTGTTTGATTTTCTTCGCCCGCCGCCGGCTGTACAGTTCGACGTGCACTTCGCCACCTCCGACAGCAGGGCCAACCATGCCGGCTCGTCTGGTTTTCGTTCTCGCGCTTGCGGCGGTGCTCGGCGGTTCGGCCGGCGCCCAGACGCCGGGAACGCTGGCGCCGGCGCCACTGCCGCCGCTCGCCGATCCCGACGATCCCAAGCTCGCAGCGAAGGAACTGTTCGGCCGCGCGCTCGTTCCCTCGCCGGCGCCGCCGCGTGCAATCGGCGGCTTCGCCCGCGGCTGTCTCGCCGGCGCCGCTGCCCTGCCAGCCGACGGCACGACGTGGCAGGTGATGCGGCCGTCGCGCAATCGCAGCTTTGGCCATCCGCGGCTGATCGCGTTCATCGAGCGGCTGGCGCAGACCGTGCCGGCGGCGGTCGGCTGGCCGGGGCTGCTGATCGGCGATCTGTCGCAACCGCGCGGCGGGCCGATGCTGACCGGGCACGGCAGCCACCAGATCGGGCTCGACGCCGACATCTGGCTGACGCCGATGCCGGCGCACACGCTGTCGCGCGAGGATCGCGAGACGATGAGCGCCACCAATGTGGTGGCGGCCGATTGGAACGACGTCGACCCCGCGGTGTGGACGGCGCGCCACCGCGCCTTCATCCGCCTTGCCGCCCTCCAGCCGGAGGTCTCGCGCGTCTTCGCCAATCCGGCGATCAAGAAGGCGCTGTGCCGGGAGGCCGGCGCCGACCGCGCCTGGCTGGCGAAGGTGCGGCCGTGGCGGGGCCACAACTATCATGTCCACATCCGGCTCAGCTGCCCGCCCGGCGCCGCCGACTGCAAGGATCAAGGTCATGTGCCCGCCGGCGACGGCTGCGGTGCCGACCTCGCCTGGTGGTTCAGCGCGGCGGCGCGCAAGCCCAAGCCGCCGGCGCCGCCGTCGCCGCCCTTGACGTTGCAGGATTTGCCGCCGGCCTGCCGAGACATGCTCGCGGCAAAATGACACGCTTCGCCATCCACTGATCTTTTCGTGATCGATGCCCTGCAGAGGAGGACGCCCGACAGCCGTGATTCATCCAACGGCGGTGGACCGAATTGTCGCCGCAACTCCCTGCTTTTAATTTTTTGACGTCTGCTTTGTCCGTTGTAGCTTTTAAAGGACGTCAAATTGGCAGGCGAAAGGACGGGGACGCGATGTTTGCAAAGCCCCATGTCATTCGCTTCGGATCGGTTGCTCTGGTGGCGCCGGATGCGGAAGCGCCCATTACCCAGCGAAATGGTGGAGCGTGCGCGGACCCGTCGGCGCCATTGCTGCAGATCGCCGACCTGTTGAAAGCCTCCACCGATGTCAGTGTCGTCGTGCTGTCGCTGCCCGGCGGCGACGCGCTCTGCCGTTCGGTGCCCGCGAACTGGCACAACGTGCTGGCGACCTGGTCCGCGCTGCGGATCACCACCATCGCCGCGCTTGGCGGCACGCTGGCCGCCACCGACGTCGCGCTCGCCGCGGTGCTGGATTTTCGCATCGCCGCCCGCAACACGGTGCTGACCGCCTATTGCTGCGGCGCGACCCCGCGCTGCCTGCATCCGCGGCTGGCCGAGACCTGCAGCCAGATCCGCAGCTTCGAGCTGTCGCCGCATCACCCGATCCGCGCCCCGGAGGCGTTGATGGCGGGTCTGGTCGACACCATCGTCGCGCCCGGCCAGACGGTGAACGAAGCTCTCAAATGGGGCCAGCGCATCGCCGGCCGGCCCGATACCATGCGGATCATGGCCAAGCTCGCCATCCGCGGCCGCGGCCACCTCGCCAGCGCGGCGGCGGAGGCATTGGTCGACTGCCCGATCGCGACGCAGGACCAGAAGACCGGGACCTGACCCTGACCTAGCGGCATTCGATCGATCGGAATTACCGCCCTTGGCAGCGGCGCTCGCCTTGGTTAAGCCCTTCTCGGTGGGCTCATCCGGGCGCCACCCGACTCGCCCCCGCGTGATGCGGCAACGCCGTGATGATCGTGTCCCGAGGCCTTCGTCGTCCGTCCCGTCGCGAGGCGCTGATCGGCGCCACCGCGGCGCTGTCGCTTTCGATGGTGCGCACCGGACGCGCCGAGGCGCGGCCGCTGGCGGTGCTGGCCGCCACCAGCCTCAAGCCGACCCTGGACGAGATCGCCGGCCTGCACGCCGACGCTACCGGCACCGCCGCGACGGTGAGCTACGGGGCATCGGACGCCTTGGTGCAGCAGCTCGCGGATGGCGCGCCTGCCGACCTGCTGATTTCCGACGCTCACGCGGCAATGGACCGCGCCATCCGCAACCAACTGATTCGCGCCGACACCCGCCGCCGCATCGTCGGCAACCGTCTGGTGCTGGTGGCGCAGAAGACCTCCAGCCTGATCGAGGTGCTGCTCGGTCCCGGCACGCGGCTGTCGGCACTGGTGCAGGACGGCCGCATCGCCATCGGCGAGGCGGAGATGCAGCCGGGCGGTGCGGCGCGCGCCGCACTCGAAAGCCTCTCGCTGTGGGCGGACGCCGAGCCCCGCATCGTCACCGTCGCCGGCTCGCGCCTTGCCGCAGCGATGGTCGGCCGCGGCGAGGCCACGCTCGCGGTGGTGTTCGCCAGCGACGCGCGGCTTGAGCCGACGCTCAAGGTGGTCGGCGTCTTTCCGGACCTCAGCCACCCACCGATCGTCTACGAGGCCGGCGCCACCCCCTCCGCCGGCGCCGCCGCGCTGGCTCTGCTCGATTTCCTCCAGGCCCCCGCCGCCCAGGCGGCGTTCGAGAAATCGGGCTTCATTCTCGCGCATTGATTCGGTTTGCGGAGACCGGCTCGGAACCGAGCGGGAACGTGATCGCAACATCGCCACGACCGACGCCGCCCCACCCGCCCGAGCATTCGCGCCGTCATGCTCATCCGATCCGCGGAGGAGCGACGAGTTCCTGCTGGCGTCCGATCCGGTGCTCGAGGCCTTTGCGCTATCGCATTCTCTTTCGCAAAATCGGTATCCACTTTTGCGGAGAATGCTCTAGATCTGCGGCGCCGGCAGGCCGGCCTGCATCGAGGCGGCCTTCAGCGTATTGGCGAGCAGGCACGCCACCGTCATCAGCCCGACCCCGCCCGGCACCGGGGTGATGGCGGAGGCGATTTCGGCCGCCTCGGCAAAGGCGACGTCGCCGATCAGCCTGGTCTTGCCCTCGCCCGCCGGCACGCGGTTGATACCGACGTCGATGACGATGGCGCCCGGCTTCACCCAATCGCCGCGAAGCATCTCCGGGCGGCCGACCGCCGCCACCAGGATGTCGGCGCGCCGGCACACCGCCGGCAGGTCGCGCGTCCTGGAATGGGCGATGGTGACGGTGCAATTCTCCGCCAGCAGCAGCTGCGCCACCGGCTTGCCGACCAGGTTGGAGCGGCCGACCACCACCGCCTCGAGCCCGGCGAGCTGAGGCCGCACCGTCTTCAGCATATGCAGGCAGCCGAGCGGGGTGCACGGCACCAGGGCGGCAAGCCCGGAGGCAAGCCGGCCCGAGTTCATCGGGTGCAGGCCGTCGACGTCCTTGTCGGGCGAGATGGCCTGGATCACCGCCTGCGAATCGATGTGCGCCGGCACCGGCAGCTGCACCAGGATGCCGTGGACGGTGGGATCGGCATTGAGGCGGGCGATCAGCGCCAGCAGTTCGGCCTCGGAGGTGTGCTCGGGCAGCTTGTGCTCAAACGAGCGCAGGCCGGCCTCGATGGTCGCCTTGCCCTTGTTGCGGACATAGACCGTGCTGGCCGGGTCCTCGCCGACCAGCACCACGGCGAGGCCGGGCACGAGGCCGTGGTCGCGGGCAAGCCGCGCCGCCTCGGCCGCGACCTTGGCTTTGACCGCCGCCGAGATGGGCTTTCCGTCGATCAGGGTGGCACTCATGCCGTCTCCGTCGCTTTCCTGAGCATTTCGGCGAGGGCCGCCGGATCGCCCGCCACATGCAATGTCTTGACCCGGCTGGTCGCGCCGGCGACCAGCTCGACGTCGCGCTTTGGCACCTTCAAGGCCGCCGCCACCAACGCCACCAACGCGGCGTTGGCCGCGCCGGATTCCGGAACGGCCCGCACCCGGGCGGCAACGACGCGGCGCCCATCGGACAGCTCCGCCACGCCGTCGAGCGCATCGCGCCCGCCGCGCGGTGTCAGCCGAACCGCGATGGCGAGCCCGCCGCCGATGGGGCGCCAAGCGGGGTCGCCGGCCACGGTCAGGAGAAGATCTCGAACACGATATTGCGGACGAAGAACAGCCCGATGATCAGCACCACCGGCGAGATGTCGAGCCCGCCGAGATTGGGCAGGAAGCGCCGAATCGGCGCCAGCACCGGCTCGGTGAGCCGCCACAGCGCCTCGCCGACCTGGGCAACCACCTGATTGCGCGGATTGACCACGTTGAAGGCGACCAGCCACGACAGCACGGCCGAGGCGATCAGAATCCAGACATAAAGCGTGATGATGGTGTCGAACAGCCAGAGTATCGAATGCATGGCAGCGCCCCCGGTACCTCGTTCCTCGGGGAAGACTTATAGGGGGGCCGCCTCGCTCGCAAGCCTGTGCCCAACCTGGTAGTGTCTCAGTTTGAAATCCCGCGCCGTTGACGCACCTGTCGCCACCGCGACCGCAGCCCTATATGCTTAGCGGGAAGCATGGAGAAAAATATGCCTGACAACACCAAAATTTGGTTCGCTGTCTATAACCCGCCAGACGCGAACCTGCCGTTCCTCGCCGTCATGGTGGGCTTGGATGGCAACATTGTCGCCGTCCCATACGATACCGCAGCAGAGGCCGAAGCTCACAATTTGCATCATGGGGCAGAACTGCAACGTCGCTTAAATGAGGGCGGCTGATGCCACGCGGTCCCAAAGGCGAGAAGCGCCCCGCCGACGTCATCGGCAACGCGGTCCACGTCATGCGGATTGCGAGCGCGACGACGAAAATTCAAACTGAGACACTGCCCCCAACCTTGTGACCCCCGCCTGCGCAAATGCCATTGACTTCGGGGGGGCGAGCCACCTAAAACCCGCCGCGTGGCGGGGCCGTAGCTCAGTTGGGAGAGCGCTGCAATCGCACTGCAGAGGTCAGGGGTTCGAATCCCCTCGGCTCCACCAGCCCGCCACTATTCCCCTGACGTTTGGACGCCCGACGTTCCACCGCTCCGGCACGACGTCGAGCTTGCGGCCGAGCCGCGGCAGCCGCATGGCTTGTTGTCCATTCCGGCGGATGCCGCAGCCTGGCGGTATCCTGCGGCAGCGACCGCGCGATGCTCGCCGCCGACGCCCGCTCTTTGCTTGCGTCCCGCCGCAGCCGATCCTATCGATTCGCCATGACCCGATCGTCCGGCACCGACCCAGGACTCGGCGAGCGCCTCAAGGTGCTGCGCACCGAGCTCGGCGTCAGCCTCGACGACCTCGCCGCGCGCTCCGGCCTCGGCGCCGACGAGATCGCCAAGATCGAGAGCGGCGAGAGGTTCCCGGTCGGCAGCATCGTGCTGCGGCTGTGCTCGACGCTGGGCGTCACCCTCCCCGAATTGCTGCGCTCGCCCCACCGCTGCACCTCGCGGCTCAACCGCCGCGCCGACCAGCTCCATTGGAGCCGGCCGGACAGCATGGCGACCTGCCGAAAGCTGACGCCGGACGGCACCGGCGCGCTGTCGGACCTGCTCGAATTCGAGTTTCCGCCGGGCGTCGCCTACGACTATCAGGACCCGCCGCCGCTGGTGGGGATCGACCGCCAAGTGTTCGTGATCGACGGCACGCTCGACCTCACCATCATCGAGGCGGGGCAGGCCACCGCCTACCAGATGACCGCCGGCGACTGCATCCACTTGGCGCCCGGCGCGCGCTACCTGTTCAGGAACGATTCCGGGGCGATGATCCGCTGCCTGTCGGTGGTGACCCGGGCCTGATTGTGCACCCGGCGCGCCCATCCGCCCCGGCGGCGCCGGATCACCGATGGGCGGTTTTTTAAGTTTCGGCACGTTCCGCTCGCCCCCCGCATTCGAGCACCGGGTTTCGGCGAGGTTTCCGGTTGATAGGCTCGGGGCTTTGCGAGCGGTCGGACCTTCGCCGATTGGACGCACCCCCGCCCACCCTCCCCCGCTGAAGCGGAGGAGGGACAACAGCCGGAAACGTCGCGCTTATCTTTCCCGCCCCGAATTTCGGGGAGGGTGGCCGCAAAGCGGCCGGGTGGGGTCGTCTCGGTCGGGCCAAAGCGCGGATGTGTTGCTCAGACTCCGAAGGGATCACCCGCAAACCGCCTGAAACCGCCCGTTCCCGCGCACGTCGTGCGACGCCCGGCGCGGTCGGCCGGGCTCGGCCTCAATCGACGACGTCCATTTCCTCCAGCGCCATCAGCGACTCCGGCAGCACCTGGCCACCGTCGATCACCAGGCCCTGGCCGGTGATGTAGGCGGCCTCGTCGCTGGCGAAGAACAGCGCGGCGTTGGCAATGTCGGCGACCGAGCCCAGCTTCTTCATCGGGATCGAGCCCTCCATCTTGGCGATGTAGTCGGCGCCGAGGCCGTCGAGCCCCTCGGTGCGGATATTGCCCGGCATCACCGCGTTGATGGTGATGCCGTAGGGCGCCAGCTCGATGGCGGCGGTGCGCACGAAGCCGAGCTGGCCGGCCTTGGAGGCGCCGTAGTGCGCCCAGCCGGGATAGCCGGTGATCGGGCCGGTGATCGAGGAGGTGACGACGATGCGGCCGGTCTTCGCCGCCTTCATCGCCGGCAGCACCGCCTTGATCGACAGGAAGGTGCCCTTGAGGTTGGTGTCGATGACCTGATCGAACTCCGCCGCCGTCATGCGGTCGAGCTTGGCGGCGGGGAAGATGCCAGCATTGGCCGCCAACACGTCGATGCGGCCCCAGCGCGCCAGCGCCGCCTTGACCATCGCCTCGCACGCCGTCTCGCTGGCAACGTCGGCGGCGAACGGCACCGCGGTGGGGCCG is from Blastochloris viridis and encodes:
- the folD gene encoding bifunctional methylenetetrahydrofolate dehydrogenase/methenyltetrahydrofolate cyclohydrolase FolD is translated as MSATLIDGKPISAAVKAKVAAEAARLARDHGLVPGLAVVLVGEDPASTVYVRNKGKATIEAGLRSFEHKLPEHTSEAELLALIARLNADPTVHGILVQLPVPAHIDSQAVIQAISPDKDVDGLHPMNSGRLASGLAALVPCTPLGCLHMLKTVRPQLAGLEAVVVGRSNLVGKPVAQLLLAENCTVTIAHSRTRDLPAVCRRADILVAAVGRPEMLRGDWVKPGAIVIDVGINRVPAGEGKTRLIGDVAFAEAAEIASAITPVPGGVGLMTVACLLANTLKAASMQAGLPAPQI
- a CDS encoding YggT family protein, which codes for MHSILWLFDTIITLYVWILIASAVLSWLVAFNVVNPRNQVVAQVGEALWRLTEPVLAPIRRFLPNLGGLDISPVVLIIGLFFVRNIVFEIFS
- a CDS encoding YegP family protein; translation: MPGYSFEIIKDRKGEFRVRFKARNGETLFQSEGYTAKASAMNAIKSFLKNGPGAAIVDSTKVTKEALAKAAKAKASRAAKAERPAKTTKAAKTTKAPKTTKAAKTTKAAKTTKVAKPTKVAKDTRAAKTTKEKPAKVTKTTKAAKVAKAPKAPRTTKAAKAAPAKEAKPTKPRVKAPRKPRLVAIPEAAPAPEPTSVSSEAAN
- the modA gene encoding molybdate ABC transporter substrate-binding protein; translated protein: MIVSRGLRRPSRREALIGATAALSLSMVRTGRAEARPLAVLAATSLKPTLDEIAGLHADATGTAATVSYGASDALVQQLADGAPADLLISDAHAAMDRAIRNQLIRADTRRRIVGNRLVLVAQKTSSLIEVLLGPGTRLSALVQDGRIAIGEAEMQPGGAARAALESLSLWADAEPRIVTVAGSRLAAAMVGRGEATLAVVFASDARLEPTLKVVGVFPDLSHPPIVYEAGATPSAGAAALALLDFLQAPAAQAAFEKSGFILAH
- a CDS encoding XRE family transcriptional regulator, with protein sequence MTRSSGTDPGLGERLKVLRTELGVSLDDLAARSGLGADEIAKIESGERFPVGSIVLRLCSTLGVTLPELLRSPHRCTSRLNRRADQLHWSRPDSMATCRKLTPDGTGALSDLLEFEFPPGVAYDYQDPPPLVGIDRQVFVIDGTLDLTIIEAGQATAYQMTAGDCIHLAPGARYLFRNDSGAMIRCLSVVTRA
- a CDS encoding L,D-transpeptidase, with the protein product MVNAFRVAAMVAIILIAGAAGPLKAAAEPVVVRIELGQQRMTVRGGGVRYIWPVSTARRGMVTPLGSYRPNAMVRWHRSTLYRGAPMPHSIFFTGNYAIHGTTEIGRLGSRASHGCVRLHPANARRLFELVGDAGRSNTRIEVVR
- the fabG gene encoding 3-oxoacyl-ACP reductase FabG, with protein sequence MLQSLAGRVAIVTGGSKGIGRGLSARFVAAGLNVLVVGRSAAAAEAAATALGPTAVPFAADVASETACEAMVKAALARWGRIDVLAANAGIFPAAKLDRMTAAEFDQVIDTNLKGTFLSIKAVLPAMKAAKTGRIVVTSSITGPITGYPGWAHYGASKAGQLGFVRTAAIELAPYGITINAVMPGNIRTEGLDGLGADYIAKMEGSIPMKKLGSVADIANAALFFASDEAAYITGQGLVIDGGQVLPESLMALEEMDVVD
- a CDS encoding enoyl-CoA hydratase-related protein, with the translated sequence MLQIADLLKASTDVSVVVLSLPGGDALCRSVPANWHNVLATWSALRITTIAALGGTLAATDVALAAVLDFRIAARNTVLTAYCCGATPRCLHPRLAETCSQIRSFELSPHHPIRAPEALMAGLVDTIVAPGQTVNEALKWGQRIAGRPDTMRIMAKLAIRGRGHLASAAAEALVDCPIATQDQKTGT
- the mepA gene encoding penicillin-insensitive murein endopeptidase produces the protein MPARLVFVLALAAVLGGSAGAQTPGTLAPAPLPPLADPDDPKLAAKELFGRALVPSPAPPRAIGGFARGCLAGAAALPADGTTWQVMRPSRNRSFGHPRLIAFIERLAQTVPAAVGWPGLLIGDLSQPRGGPMLTGHGSHQIGLDADIWLTPMPAHTLSREDRETMSATNVVAADWNDVDPAVWTARHRAFIRLAALQPEVSRVFANPAIKKALCREAGADRAWLAKVRPWRGHNYHVHIRLSCPPGAADCKDQGHVPAGDGCGADLAWWFSAAARKPKPPAPPSPPLTLQDLPPACRDMLAAK
- a CDS encoding DUF167 family protein — its product is MAGDPAWRPIGGGLAIAVRLTPRGGRDALDGVAELSDGRRVVAARVRAVPESGAANAALVALVAAALKVPKRDVELVAGATSRVKTLHVAGDPAALAEMLRKATETA